The following proteins come from a genomic window of Melioribacteraceae bacterium 4301-Me:
- a CDS encoding ThiF family adenylyltransferase — MNFSEEQIYRYSRHIILKEVGGEGQKKLLESKILVIGAGGLGSPVLAYLAAAGIGTLGVVDSDVVDLSNLQRQIIHFTPDLDLPKVESAKNKIEQINPDVKVVAYNTRLTSNNIAEIINQYDFIIDGTDNFPTKFLINDACVMLRKPYSHAGILRFDGQTFTYTPGNMCYRCIFKEPPPKGAVPTCSEAGILGAVAGVIGSIQAVEALKFILNKGELLTNRLLTFNALSTKFREIKLRKNPNCAVCGNNPSIKELQDHEQPVCDLKT, encoded by the coding sequence ATGAATTTTTCAGAAGAACAAATTTATAGGTACAGCAGACATATTATATTAAAAGAAGTCGGTGGGGAGGGACAAAAAAAATTATTAGAATCAAAAATTCTTGTTATTGGTGCAGGCGGTTTAGGCTCTCCTGTTTTAGCTTACCTTGCTGCTGCGGGTATTGGAACTTTAGGCGTTGTAGATAGTGACGTAGTAGATTTAAGTAATTTACAACGACAAATAATTCACTTTACACCTGACCTTGACCTACCAAAAGTTGAGTCGGCTAAAAACAAAATAGAACAAATAAACCCGGATGTAAAAGTTGTCGCATACAATACAAGATTAACATCTAACAACATTGCAGAGATTATTAATCAATACGATTTTATAATCGACGGCACCGACAATTTTCCTACTAAGTTTCTAATTAACGATGCTTGCGTAATGCTAAGAAAACCATACTCTCACGCTGGAATCCTAAGATTCGATGGACAAACTTTTACTTACACACCTGGCAACATGTGCTACAGATGCATTTTTAAGGAGCCCCCACCGAAAGGTGCTGTTCCAACATGCAGCGAAGCTGGTATTTTAGGCGCTGTTGCTGGTGTCATAGGCTCAATTCAGGCAGTAGAAGCATTAAAATTCATTCTTAACAAAGGAGAACTGTTAACAAATAGACTGTTAACCTTCAATGCACTCTCAACAAAATTTAGGGAAATTAAATTGAGAAAGAATCCTAACTGTGCCGTGTGCGGGAATAATCCATCTATAAAAGAATTACAAGATCATGAACAGCCTGTTTGTGACCTAAAAACTTAA
- a CDS encoding DsrE/DsrF/DrsH-like family protein, which produces MENKKKISIVLFSGDFDKAIAAFTIASGAAAVNYEVNLFFTFWGLNVIKKYKTRNAIGEGFLAKVFNFLMGGLKNLPLSRLNFAGASPKLMTNLMKKRNVATLKELIDASILLNVNFYACEMSINILGLKKDDFIPQVKEILGVAKFLNLAENGEVLFI; this is translated from the coding sequence ATGGAAAATAAAAAGAAGATATCAATAGTTTTATTTAGCGGTGATTTTGATAAAGCTATAGCAGCCTTTACTATAGCTTCGGGTGCAGCTGCTGTTAATTATGAGGTTAATTTGTTCTTTACTTTCTGGGGATTAAACGTCATAAAAAAATACAAAACTAGAAATGCAATCGGTGAAGGATTTCTTGCTAAAGTTTTTAATTTCTTGATGGGCGGCTTAAAGAATCTGCCATTAAGTCGCTTGAACTTCGCTGGTGCTAGTCCAAAACTTATGACAAATCTTATGAAGAAAAGAAACGTAGCAACTTTGAAAGAATTAATTGACGCATCTATTCTTCTTAATGTAAATTTTTACGCCTGCGAAATGTCAATCAACATACTTGGTCTTAAAAAAGATGATTTTATACCTCAAGTAAAAGAAATACTTGGCGTTGCAAAATTTTTAAATCTTGCAGAAAATGGGGAGGTGTTATTTATATGA
- a CDS encoding sulfurtransferase TusA family protein: protein MKTVKLDITKEHCPMTFVKTKLELEKLSKGDILEVILKEGEPLENVPKTVTEQGNKVIEIKNLHDDIHLVVIEKG from the coding sequence ATGAAAACTGTAAAGCTTGATATAACAAAAGAACATTGCCCAATGACTTTTGTTAAAACTAAACTCGAACTGGAAAAACTTAGTAAGGGCGATATTCTTGAAGTAATTTTAAAGGAAGGTGAACCACTCGAAAATGTTCCTAAGACTGTTACTGAACAAGGTAATAAAGTAATCGAGATAAAAAATTTACACGATGATATTCACTTAGTTGTTATCGAAAAAGGGTAA
- a CDS encoding M67 family metallopeptidase, with product MTIKIPKKIINKIVEHGKKDFPIEACGYLIGNGDTVTDIIYMTNIDKSNEHFTFDPKEQFKALKYAREKGEKLLAVYHSHPNSPARMSNEDIRLANDTSMKYLIYSVVDDKINCFIVDKDKNVEKIEIVVL from the coding sequence ATGACGATCAAAATTCCTAAAAAAATAATAAATAAGATTGTCGAACACGGTAAAAAAGATTTTCCTATAGAGGCTTGCGGATATCTTATAGGAAATGGTGATACAGTTACAGATATTATTTACATGACCAATATCGACAAATCTAACGAACATTTTACATTTGATCCTAAAGAGCAGTTTAAAGCTTTAAAGTATGCGCGTGAAAAGGGTGAAAAACTTTTAGCAGTTTACCACTCACATCCCAACTCACCTGCTAGAATGTCTAATGAAGATATTCGTTTAGCAAACGATACTTCAATGAAATACTTAATTTATTCTGTTGTTGATGATAAAATTAATTGTTTCATTGTTGATAAAGATAAGAATGTAGAAAAAATAGAAATTGTTGTTCTATAA
- a CDS encoding YciI-like protein, which yields MYYILFYKTVENYLEKRKQFREEHLAYANSYYKRGELLLAGALANPSDSAVLVFKADSPQVAEEFAKNDPYVLNGIIAEWKVREWTVVIGG from the coding sequence ATGTACTATATACTTTTTTACAAAACAGTTGAAAATTACTTAGAGAAACGAAAACAGTTTAGAGAAGAGCATTTAGCTTATGCAAACTCATATTATAAGCGCGGTGAGCTGCTTTTAGCAGGTGCATTAGCTAATCCATCTGATAGCGCCGTACTTGTTTTTAAAGCTGACAGTCCTCAAGTAGCAGAAGAATTTGCTAAAAATGATCCTTATGTATTAAATGGCATAATAGCTGAATGGAAAGTAAGAGAATGGACAGTTGTAATTGGTGGATAA